A genomic window from Lentibacter algarum includes:
- the gcvP gene encoding aminomethyl-transferring glycine dehydrogenase, producing the protein MPFTPTEYLPYDFANRRHIGPSPAEMHEMFKVLSVTSLEALIDQTVPKSIRQAKPLDFGKPLSEREMLHRMRITAGKNKVLRSLIGQGYHGTVTPPAIQRNILENPAWYTAYTPYQPEISQGRLEALLNFQTMVTDLTGLDVANASLLDEATACAEAMTMAQRVAKSKAKAFFVDRDCHPQNIAVVKTRAEPLGIEVIVGNPDKMNASEVFGALFQYPGTYGHVRDFTGHIAALHEHKAIGIVAADPLSLTLLKEPGAMGADIAVGNTQRFGVPMGYGGPHAAYMACKDAYKRALPGRIVGVSVDSHGNRAYRLSLQTREQHIRREKATSNVCTAQALLAVMASMYAVFHGPEGLKAIAQRIHRKTVRLAKGLEAAGFKVDPQSFFDTITVDVGPLQAAVMKSALDEGVNLRAVGESRVGIALDEATRPETVEAVWRAFGIERKDNEFAPEYRVPEDMHRESSYLQHPIFHMNRAETEMMRYMRRLSDRDLALDRAMIPLGSCTMKLNSAAEMMPVSWREFSMMHPFAPKDQALGYAEMLEDLSAKLCDITGYDGMSMQPNSGAQGEYAGLLTIAQYHEAQGQGHRDVCLIPMSAHGTNPASAQMVGWKVVVIKSAENGDIDLEDFRAKAEEHKDNLAGCMITYPSTHGVFEETVQEVCEITHSRGGQVYIDGANLNAMVGLSKPGDLGGDVSHLNLHKTFCIPHGGGGPGMGPIGVKAHLVPHLPGHPETGGSAGPVSGAPYGSPSILPISWAYVLMMGGEGLTQATRVAILNANYIAKRLEGAFDVLYKGRQGRVAHECIIDTRPYAESAGVTVDDIAKRLMDNGFHAPTMSWPVAGTLMIEPTESETKAELDRFCDAMLAIREEIREIEEGKMDPENNPLKNAPHTMEDLVREWDRPYSREQACFPKGAFRVDKYWPPVNRVDNAYGDRHLVCTCPPLEDYAEAAE; encoded by the coding sequence ATGCCGTTCACCCCGACCGAGTATTTGCCGTATGATTTTGCCAACCGTCGCCATATCGGGCCGAGCCCTGCAGAGATGCACGAAATGTTCAAGGTACTCAGTGTTACGAGCCTTGAGGCGTTGATTGATCAGACTGTTCCCAAGAGCATCCGCCAAGCAAAGCCGCTCGATTTTGGCAAGCCTTTGTCAGAGCGTGAAATGTTGCACCGCATGCGGATTACCGCGGGTAAGAACAAGGTGCTGCGTTCTCTCATCGGGCAGGGCTACCACGGCACGGTGACGCCACCCGCGATCCAGCGTAACATTCTCGAAAACCCTGCGTGGTATACGGCCTATACGCCCTATCAGCCAGAGATCAGCCAAGGCCGCCTAGAGGCACTTCTGAACTTCCAAACAATGGTGACGGACCTCACGGGGCTTGATGTGGCCAACGCCTCGCTGTTGGACGAAGCAACCGCTTGCGCTGAGGCGATGACAATGGCGCAACGTGTGGCGAAATCAAAGGCGAAGGCTTTCTTTGTAGACCGCGACTGTCATCCTCAGAACATTGCAGTGGTGAAGACCCGCGCGGAACCGCTCGGCATAGAAGTGATTGTCGGCAACCCAGATAAGATGAATGCAAGCGAAGTGTTTGGCGCGCTGTTCCAATACCCCGGCACATACGGCCATGTGCGTGACTTCACAGGCCATATTGCAGCACTCCATGAGCACAAGGCGATCGGTATTGTGGCTGCGGACCCGCTCTCGCTCACGCTGCTCAAAGAGCCAGGTGCGATGGGCGCAGATATTGCCGTGGGCAACACGCAGCGCTTCGGTGTTCCGATGGGTTATGGCGGACCGCACGCGGCTTATATGGCATGTAAAGACGCCTATAAGCGCGCTTTGCCAGGGCGGATTGTCGGTGTTTCTGTGGACAGTCACGGCAACCGCGCTTATCGCCTCAGCTTGCAAACCCGCGAGCAACATATCCGCCGCGAGAAAGCCACGAGCAACGTCTGTACAGCTCAGGCTTTGCTGGCTGTGATGGCGTCTATGTATGCGGTCTTTCATGGCCCCGAAGGTCTTAAGGCGATTGCGCAGCGTATTCACCGCAAGACCGTGCGTTTGGCCAAGGGGCTTGAGGCTGCGGGCTTTAAAGTCGATCCGCAAAGCTTTTTTGATACGATCACTGTGGATGTCGGGCCGCTTCAGGCGGCGGTGATGAAATCGGCGCTTGATGAGGGTGTCAATCTGCGTGCTGTGGGCGAAAGCCGTGTCGGTATTGCGCTCGATGAGGCGACACGACCTGAAACTGTCGAAGCCGTTTGGCGCGCCTTCGGGATTGAACGCAAGGATAATGAGTTTGCACCCGAATACCGCGTGCCCGAAGATATGCATCGCGAGAGCTCATATTTGCAGCACCCGATCTTTCACATGAACCGCGCCGAGACCGAGATGATGCGCTATATGCGGCGCTTGTCGGACCGCGATTTGGCGCTGGATCGCGCGATGATCCCGCTGGGCTCTTGCACAATGAAACTGAACTCGGCGGCGGAAATGATGCCTGTGAGCTGGCGTGAATTTTCGATGATGCATCCGTTTGCGCCCAAGGACCAAGCGCTTGGCTATGCCGAAATGCTTGAAGATCTGAGCGCCAAGCTTTGCGACATCACGGGGTATGACGGGATGTCGATGCAGCCAAACTCTGGCGCGCAGGGCGAATATGCGGGTCTGCTCACGATTGCGCAGTATCACGAGGCGCAAGGCCAAGGTCACCGCGATGTTTGCCTCATTCCGATGAGTGCACACGGGACAAACCCTGCGAGCGCCCAGATGGTGGGGTGGAAAGTTGTTGTGATCAAGTCGGCGGAGAATGGCGATATTGATCTTGAGGACTTCCGCGCCAAGGCCGAGGAGCACAAGGACAACCTTGCAGGCTGTATGATCACATACCCCTCCACACACGGGGTTTTCGAAGAGACTGTGCAGGAAGTCTGCGAGATCACACATAGCCGTGGTGGGCAGGTCTATATTGACGGGGCGAACCTCAATGCGATGGTGGGCCTTTCAAAGCCTGGCGATCTGGGCGGCGATGTGAGCCACCTCAACTTGCACAAGACCTTCTGCATTCCGCATGGCGGCGGCGGGCCAGGCATGGGGCCGATTGGTGTGAAAGCGCATCTTGTGCCGCATCTTCCTGGTCATCCTGAGACAGGTGGCAGTGCAGGGCCAGTGAGCGGAGCTCCTTACGGGTCACCCTCGATTTTGCCGATTTCTTGGGCCTATGTGCTCATGATGGGCGGTGAGGGGCTGACGCAGGCTACGCGCGTGGCGATTCTCAATGCCAACTACATCGCCAAGCGGCTCGAAGGGGCGTTTGATGTGCTTTACAAAGGCCGCCAAGGGCGAGTGGCGCATGAGTGTATCATCGATACGCGTCCTTATGCGGAGAGTGCAGGGGTCACCGTTGACGATATTGCCAAGCGCCTGATGGACAACGGCTTTCATGCCCCAACCATGAGCTGGCCCGTCGCAGGCACATTGATGATTGAGCCGACGGAGTCAGAGACAAAGGCGGAGCTTGACCGTTTTTGTGACGCCATGCTCGCGATCCGCGAAGAGATCCGTGAGATTGAAGAGGGCAAGATGGACCCGGAAAACAACCCGCTGAAGAATGCGCCGCATACGATGGAAGACCTCGTGCGAGAGTGGGACAGGCCCTATTCGCGCGAGCAGGCTTGCTTCCCGAAGGGGGCGTTCCGTGTGGACAAATACTGGCCACCCGTGAACCGTGTCGACAATGCCTATGGCGACCGTCACCTTGTCTGCACCTGTCCTCCGCTTGAGGACTATGCTGAAGCGGCTGAGTAA
- the gcvT gene encoding glycine cleavage system aminomethyltransferase GcvT: MADLRQTPLYDMHLELGAKMVPFAGYDMPVQYPLGVMKEHLHCRAGAGLFDVSHMGQVILRGAGAAAGLEALIPQDVIGLEDGRQRYGFFTNAAGGIEDDLMFANRGDHLFLVVNAGCKEADVARLRAALEPDVTVEYIEDRALLALQGPAAETALAKLAPEVADMRFMDVATVTLNGVECWVSRSGYTGEDGYEISVPEEAAVALARALLANEQVEPIGLGARDSLRLEAGLCLYGHDIDAATSPVEAALTWGIQKVRREGGERAGGFEGADVILAQLAEGVARKRVGLLPEGRAPMREGTEIFAGAEGGAPIGFVTSGAFGPTLQGPMAMAYVPTDVSQIGTQLFGEVRGKRLPVKVAKLPFTPANFKR, encoded by the coding sequence ATGGCCGACTTACGGCAAACGCCGCTCTATGACATGCATCTTGAGCTTGGAGCCAAAATGGTTCCGTTTGCGGGCTATGATATGCCTGTGCAGTATCCGCTCGGTGTGATGAAAGAGCATTTACACTGCCGCGCAGGGGCGGGGCTTTTTGATGTGAGCCATATGGGGCAGGTTATCCTGCGCGGCGCTGGCGCCGCAGCTGGCCTTGAAGCCCTTATTCCGCAGGATGTGATTGGGCTGGAAGATGGCCGTCAGCGTTATGGTTTTTTCACCAATGCAGCGGGCGGGATTGAAGACGATCTCATGTTTGCCAACCGTGGTGATCATTTGTTTCTTGTGGTCAACGCGGGCTGCAAAGAGGCTGATGTCGCGCGGTTGCGTGCCGCTTTGGAGCCAGATGTAACTGTCGAATATATTGAGGATCGCGCATTGCTCGCCCTGCAAGGACCAGCGGCCGAAACTGCGCTGGCCAAGCTGGCCCCCGAAGTCGCGGATATGCGCTTTATGGATGTGGCGACCGTCACTTTGAATGGAGTCGAATGCTGGGTGTCGCGCTCGGGCTACACGGGCGAGGACGGCTATGAAATTTCTGTGCCCGAAGAGGCGGCTGTCGCTTTGGCGCGCGCTTTGCTTGCGAATGAGCAGGTTGAGCCGATCGGCCTTGGTGCGCGAGACAGCCTGCGCCTTGAAGCGGGCCTCTGCCTCTATGGCCATGATATTGACGCTGCCACCAGTCCAGTCGAGGCGGCTCTTACTTGGGGCATCCAGAAAGTGCGCCGCGAAGGAGGCGAGCGGGCTGGCGGCTTTGAGGGCGCGGATGTGATTCTTGCCCAGTTGGCAGAGGGCGTGGCGCGCAAGCGTGTGGGCCTCTTGCCAGAAGGGCGGGCACCCATGCGCGAGGGGACGGAGATTTTCGCGGGCGCCGAGGGCGGCGCGCCGATTGGTTTTGTGACATCGGGTGCTTTTGGCCCGACACTACAAGGGCCGATGGCTATGGCCTATGTGCCCACAGACGTGAGCCAGATTGGCACACAATTATTTGGGGAGGTGCGCGGAAAGCGCCTGCCTGTGAAGGTGGCGAAGCTGCCCTTCACCCCTGCAAATTTCAAACGCTAA
- a CDS encoding DUF393 domain-containing protein encodes MNTDQVSELTVYFDGSCPLCTLEIDHYKRQSGAQKLCFVDASSSPDLGSDLPRETALGRFHVREANGALLSGARGFVAIWSILPRWRWAARLAGLPAVTPLLEVAYRGFLPLRPWLARIAARRLP; translated from the coding sequence ATGAACACAGACCAAGTCTCTGAACTCACTGTCTATTTTGACGGGTCCTGCCCGCTGTGTACGCTTGAGATAGATCACTACAAACGGCAATCAGGCGCGCAGAAGCTTTGCTTTGTGGATGCATCTTCATCCCCAGATCTGGGCAGTGATCTGCCCCGTGAAACAGCGCTCGGACGCTTTCATGTGCGCGAAGCGAATGGAGCACTCCTCTCGGGCGCGCGTGGTTTCGTGGCGATCTGGTCCATTTTGCCACGCTGGCGATGGGCGGCACGGCTCGCAGGCCTGCCTGCGGTGACACCTCTCCTTGAAGTGGCCTACCGTGGGTTCCTGCCTCTGCGTCCTTGGCTCGCCCGCATCGCCGCGCGGCGTCTCCCTTAA
- a CDS encoding MBL fold metallo-hydrolase translates to MTPFQKHITRRSALLGAAALPFAAASVSPAFAAAEMLGASTAKFNRVKLGSFEVTSLLAGTRTVPEPQSIFGMNATPEEFAEASSTANIPTDKAQFFFTPTVVNTGEKLVLFDTGLNAGGITGALSAAGYSPDQIDTVVLTHMHGDHIGGMMNDGAPTFANADYVTGAAEFNAWDMAGNEGFEANVRPMAEKMTMLDDGGSVASGITAMAAFGHTPGHMAYMLESDGAQLVLGADFANHYVWSLAYPDWEVKFDRDKAMAAQTRRKMLGMMAADKIPFIGYHMPFPAIGYVETRNEGFHYVPASYQMLME, encoded by the coding sequence ATGACACCGTTTCAAAAGCACATCACGCGCCGCTCGGCCCTTTTGGGGGCCGCAGCGCTGCCCTTCGCCGCCGCAAGCGTCAGCCCCGCCTTCGCCGCCGCCGAAATGCTCGGCGCGTCCACGGCCAAATTCAATCGTGTGAAGCTTGGCAGCTTTGAAGTCACCTCGCTTCTGGCTGGCACACGCACCGTGCCCGAGCCGCAAAGCATCTTTGGCATGAATGCCACCCCTGAAGAGTTTGCGGAGGCCTCCAGCACAGCGAATATTCCGACAGACAAGGCGCAGTTTTTCTTTACGCCCACCGTGGTCAACACAGGCGAAAAGCTTGTGCTTTTTGACACGGGCCTCAACGCAGGCGGCATCACAGGCGCCCTCTCCGCCGCAGGCTACAGCCCTGATCAGATTGATACGGTTGTGCTCACTCACATGCACGGTGACCATATCGGCGGCATGATGAACGACGGCGCACCCACCTTTGCCAACGCGGACTATGTAACAGGCGCGGCAGAGTTCAACGCATGGGACATGGCTGGCAATGAAGGCTTTGAAGCCAACGTGCGCCCTATGGCCGAGAAAATGACGATGCTCGACGATGGCGGCTCTGTCGCCTCAGGTATCACAGCCATGGCCGCCTTTGGCCACACACCGGGGCATATGGCCTATATGCTAGAAAGCGACGGCGCGCAGCTGGTGCTGGGCGCAGATTTTGCAAACCACTACGTCTGGTCCCTCGCCTACCCCGACTGGGAAGTGAAATTTGACCGTGACAAGGCGATGGCAGCTCAAACGCGTCGTAAAATGCTCGGGATGATGGCAGCCGATAAGATCCCGTTCATCGGATATCACATGCCCTTCCCTGCCATCGGCTATGTCGAGACCCGCAATGAGGGCTTTCACTATGTACCCGCAAGCTACCAAATGCTGATGGAGTGA
- a CDS encoding NAD+ synthase has protein sequence MSKTFRIMLGQLNPTVGDIAANKAKALVAWQAARDAGVDMLALPEMFITGYNAQDLVMKPVFHQAAIEAIEALAVECSDGPALAIGGPAVQGLGFYNAYYVLQDGKVSARVLKHHLPNETVFDEVRIFDVGPMSGPYTVNGLRIGSPICEDAWHADVCETLQESGAQILLVPNGSPYYRGKHETRLNHMVGRVVETELPLIYLNMVGGQDDQVFDGGSFALNAHGALAHQMGVFDEEMRVVELADTGEGWKIVKGDMVSLPSAWEQDYRCMVEGLRDYMGKTGFKKVLLGLSGGVDSAIVATIAVDALGAENVRCVMLPSEYTSQASLKDAKDIATRLGCHYDIVPIKAGRDAVSETLAPLFEGYASDVTEENIQSRLRGLLLMAMSNKFGEMLLTTGNKSEVAVGYATIYGDMAGGYNPIKDLYKTRVFEQCRWRNANHRDWMQGRAGEVIPTTIIDKPPSAELRPDQKDEDSLPPYDVLDDILERLVDHDQSVADCVEAGHERDTVKRIEHLIYISEYKRFQSAPGTRLTPSAFWLDRRYPIANRWRDPS, from the coding sequence ATGTCCAAGACATTCCGTATCATGCTGGGACAGCTCAACCCAACCGTTGGCGACATCGCTGCGAACAAGGCCAAGGCGCTTGTTGCCTGGCAGGCAGCCCGGGATGCGGGTGTGGATATGCTTGCGCTGCCTGAGATGTTTATCACAGGCTACAACGCGCAAGACCTTGTAATGAAGCCTGTTTTTCATCAGGCGGCGATTGAGGCGATTGAGGCTTTGGCGGTTGAATGCAGCGATGGCCCTGCGTTGGCCATTGGGGGGCCTGCGGTTCAAGGACTTGGATTTTACAACGCTTATTATGTGCTGCAGGACGGCAAAGTAAGCGCGCGGGTGCTCAAGCATCATTTGCCCAATGAAACTGTCTTTGATGAGGTCCGTATTTTTGATGTGGGGCCGATGAGTGGGCCTTATACGGTGAACGGGTTGCGTATCGGCAGTCCAATTTGTGAGGATGCGTGGCATGCTGACGTTTGCGAAACACTGCAGGAAAGTGGAGCGCAAATCCTGCTCGTGCCCAATGGCAGCCCTTACTATCGCGGCAAGCATGAGACGCGGCTCAACCATATGGTCGGGCGTGTGGTCGAGACAGAGTTGCCGCTGATTTATCTGAATATGGTCGGCGGTCAGGATGATCAGGTCTTTGACGGCGGCTCATTTGCATTGAATGCGCATGGCGCGCTGGCGCATCAGATGGGTGTGTTTGACGAAGAGATGCGTGTTGTTGAGCTTGCCGATACGGGCGAGGGCTGGAAAATCGTCAAGGGTGACATGGTCAGCTTGCCAAGCGCTTGGGAACAGGACTACCGCTGCATGGTCGAGGGTTTGCGCGACTATATGGGTAAGACGGGCTTCAAGAAAGTCTTGCTGGGGCTCTCTGGAGGAGTGGATAGCGCGATTGTTGCGACCATCGCTGTGGATGCGCTGGGTGCGGAGAATGTCCGCTGTGTGATGCTGCCATCGGAGTATACGTCGCAGGCGTCTTTGAAAGACGCCAAAGACATCGCGACGCGGCTTGGCTGTCACTACGATATCGTGCCAATCAAGGCAGGCCGTGATGCTGTGAGTGAGACGCTTGCGCCCCTTTTTGAGGGCTATGCCTCAGATGTCACTGAAGAAAACATCCAGTCTCGCCTGCGTGGGCTTTTGCTCATGGCGATGTCCAACAAATTTGGCGAGATGCTTTTGACCACTGGCAATAAATCTGAAGTCGCGGTCGGTTACGCTACGATTTATGGTGATATGGCGGGTGGGTATAACCCGATCAAAGACCTCTATAAGACCCGCGTGTTTGAGCAGTGCCGTTGGCGCAACGCCAATCACCGCGACTGGATGCAAGGTCGTGCAGGTGAGGTGATCCCCACAACGATCATCGACAAACCGCCGTCTGCAGAGCTGCGCCCTGACCAGAAGGACGAAGACAGCCTCCCCCCTTATGATGTGTTGGATGACATTCTTGAGCGGCTGGTTGACCACGACCAATCCGTTGCGGATTGTGTGGAGGCTGGGCATGAGCGGGACACAGTGAAGCGCATCGAGCATCTGATCTATATCAGCGAATATAAGCGCTTCCAGTCAGCTCCTGGCACACGTCTCACCCCGAGCGCCTTTTGGTTGGACCGTCGTTACCCTATTGCGAACCGCTGGCGCGACCCGAGTTAA
- a CDS encoding Rrf2 family transcriptional regulator — translation MRITKRTNIAIRILMFCAVNPGRLVTKSDIAGPCNASENHLAQVINRLGQRGFLHTQRGRNGGLRLARAPGEIVIGDVFREFESEVPLAECFADLDNSCPLKEACRLRLAIRDAAEAFYGHLDGVTLDALVCDNAPLEAILGTFRCEHVA, via the coding sequence ATGCGCATCACCAAACGGACCAATATTGCGATCCGAATTCTCATGTTTTGTGCTGTCAATCCGGGCAGGCTTGTCACCAAAAGCGATATTGCGGGGCCGTGCAATGCCTCTGAAAACCATCTTGCCCAAGTGATAAACCGTCTTGGACAGCGCGGCTTTCTGCACACCCAGCGGGGCCGAAATGGTGGCCTGCGGCTGGCGCGTGCGCCTGGAGAGATCGTCATCGGCGATGTTTTTCGCGAGTTTGAAAGCGAAGTGCCGTTGGCGGAGTGCTTTGCCGATCTGGATAACTCCTGCCCCCTGAAGGAGGCTTGCCGTTTGCGTCTTGCCATCCGCGATGCAGCAGAAGCTTTTTATGGGCATCTTGATGGCGTGACGCTGGATGCGCTGGTGTGTGACAATGCCCCGCTTGAGGCAATCCTTGGCACGTTTCGCTGCGAACACGTCGCATAA
- the gcvH gene encoding glycine cleavage system protein GcvH: protein MKFTEEHEWLREEDGLIVVGITEHASEQLGDVVFIDLPEEGTEVTKDEEICVIESVKAASDILAPLDGEIVEVNSMLVDEPSKVNDDPLGDAWFFKMKPSDLSPMDDYMDEAEYKKFVG, encoded by the coding sequence ATGAAATTTACCGAAGAACACGAATGGTTGCGCGAAGAAGACGGATTGATCGTCGTTGGCATCACAGAACACGCCAGCGAGCAGCTCGGCGATGTGGTCTTTATCGACTTGCCTGAAGAGGGCACTGAAGTGACCAAAGACGAAGAAATCTGTGTGATCGAGAGTGTTAAAGCCGCTTCGGACATTCTGGCGCCGCTGGATGGTGAAATTGTGGAAGTGAACTCCATGCTTGTAGATGAGCCAAGCAAAGTAAACGACGACCCGCTTGGGGATGCGTGGTTCTTCAAGATGAAGCCCTCCGATCTGAGCCCGATGGACGACTATATGGACGAAGCCGAGTATAAGAAATTCGTCGGCTAA
- the gltX gene encoding glutamate--tRNA ligase, translating into MTVTRFAPSPTGYIHVGNLRTALMNFLIARKAGGEFILRIDDTDPERSKEEYVDAIKEDLEWLGLTWDRVERQSLRLERYEEAAQKLRDMGRFYEVFETPTELDLKRKKQLNMGKPPVYDRAGLALSEAEKDALRAERGGYWRFKLDQERIEWTDGIIGDVSIDAASVSDPVLIRADGQMLYTMASVVDDTEMGVTNVVRGADHVTNTATQIQIIQALGGTLPSFAHHSLLTGPQGEALSKRLGTLALRDLRAQGVEPMALLSMMARLGSSDPMELRSEMAELIDGFELSHFGTAPTKFDVADLGPLTAKYLHALPFSEVADEIAALGVPADLAEAFWNAVHENIEVRKDLTTWWTLVTEGAEPVIDAEDAEFVTEAMALLPEGALTGESWGAWTAAVKEATGRRGRGLFMPLRKALTGMAHGPDMAALLPLLKVIKARA; encoded by the coding sequence ATGACTGTTACTCGCTTTGCCCCTTCCCCCACTGGTTATATCCATGTTGGCAACCTGCGCACGGCGCTGATGAACTTTCTCATCGCCCGCAAGGCAGGGGGTGAATTTATCCTGCGGATTGATGACACGGACCCAGAGCGCTCCAAGGAAGAATATGTTGATGCGATCAAGGAAGACCTTGAGTGGCTTGGCCTGACGTGGGACCGCGTCGAGCGCCAGTCGCTGCGCCTTGAGCGCTATGAGGAAGCGGCGCAGAAGCTGCGAGACATGGGGCGCTTTTACGAAGTCTTCGAGACGCCCACGGAGCTTGACCTCAAGCGCAAGAAACAGCTCAATATGGGCAAGCCGCCTGTTTATGACCGTGCGGGGCTTGCTTTATCTGAGGCGGAAAAAGATGCGCTGCGCGCTGAGCGGGGGGGCTACTGGCGCTTTAAGCTTGATCAGGAGCGCATCGAGTGGACCGATGGGATCATCGGAGATGTGTCGATTGATGCGGCCTCTGTTTCGGACCCTGTGCTTATTCGCGCGGACGGGCAAATGCTTTACACAATGGCCAGCGTTGTCGATGACACTGAAATGGGTGTCACAAATGTGGTGCGCGGGGCGGACCATGTGACCAATACGGCCACGCAGATCCAGATCATTCAGGCACTTGGCGGCACGCTGCCAAGCTTTGCCCATCACTCGCTTTTGACAGGTCCGCAGGGCGAGGCTTTGTCAAAGCGTCTTGGCACGTTGGCGCTGCGCGATCTGCGCGCGCAGGGTGTGGAGCCGATGGCACTCCTAAGCATGATGGCGCGGCTTGGCTCGTCTGACCCGATGGAGCTGCGCAGCGAGATGGCCGAATTGATCGACGGTTTTGAGCTGTCGCATTTTGGTACGGCGCCAACCAAGTTTGATGTGGCGGATCTTGGCCCGCTGACGGCGAAATATTTGCACGCACTGCCTTTTTCCGAAGTGGCAGATGAGATCGCGGCGCTGGGTGTGCCTGCAGATTTGGCTGAGGCTTTTTGGAATGCAGTCCACGAAAATATCGAGGTTCGTAAAGACCTTACGACGTGGTGGACGCTTGTCACCGAGGGTGCAGAGCCTGTGATCGATGCGGAAGATGCGGAGTTTGTCACCGAGGCAATGGCGCTTTTGCCTGAGGGCGCGTTGACTGGCGAAAGCTGGGGCGCGTGGACAGCTGCTGTGAAAGAGGCGACGGGCCGCAGGGGCCGTGGGCTTTTCATGCCGCTGCGCAAGGCGCTCACAGGAATGGCGCATGGACCTGACATGGCGGCGCTTTTGCCACTGTTGAAAGTGATCAAGGCGCGCGCTTAA
- a CDS encoding gamma-glutamylcyclotransferase family protein, which produces MERAYFFGYGSLVNRATHSFTDAHKARASGWRRAWRSTALRPVSFLTAIPDRECEIDGLIAHVPNDDWAALDAREHAYARVGAAHQISHPLGTKAASIAIYAIADGHHFDPSLENPILLSYLDVVIQGYLTEFGEEGAARFFETTSGWNAPLLNDRAAPLYPRAQSLTSDETSFIDQALARLGVVAHKR; this is translated from the coding sequence ATGGAACGCGCTTACTTCTTTGGCTATGGCTCGCTCGTCAATCGGGCCACTCATAGCTTTACAGACGCTCATAAAGCCCGCGCCAGCGGCTGGCGCCGCGCGTGGCGCAGCACAGCGCTCAGGCCCGTATCCTTTTTGACAGCCATCCCCGACAGAGAGTGCGAAATAGACGGCCTGATCGCCCATGTGCCCAATGATGACTGGGCCGCGCTCGATGCACGCGAGCACGCCTATGCCCGTGTCGGCGCCGCGCATCAAATAAGCCACCCCCTCGGGACAAAAGCCGCTTCTATCGCGATCTACGCAATCGCGGATGGCCATCATTTTGACCCGAGCTTGGAGAACCCGATCCTCTTGAGTTACCTTGATGTCGTCATTCAGGGATATCTCACCGAGTTCGGCGAAGAGGGCGCTGCGCGCTTCTTTGAGACAACATCAGGCTGGAATGCCCCCCTGCTCAACGACCGCGCCGCGCCACTCTATCCACGCGCCCAAAGCCTGACATCCGATGAAACCTCATTCATCGATCAGGCTCTCGCCCGCCTCGGCGTTGTTGCGCACAAAAGGTAA